DNA from Athene noctua chromosome Z, bAthNoc1.hap1.1, whole genome shotgun sequence:
CATCTTTTATACCTCTTCTTCCCTTGCAGATACTTCAGGTGGTGGTACAAGAAGACCCGCATAGAGAAGAAATCTGCGTTCATTGACCTCTTGTGTGCTGTTCCTCTGCAGCAGATCTATGGTCAGCCTCCAGTTTGGGCACTGGGGTGGGGCATTGCCATCAATTCACATGGGGCCATCAAGGTGCTAGACCAGGGAGTGGGTCATGGAGCTGCTGTGGTATTGGCAGTGCTCAGGGGCCCCCAGAGCTGCATGGAGTGGTCCTTGAGATAGATCCCACCACAGGGAGGAACAGGGGTGCTAATTTCTGGTGTTTTTGCCAGGGTGCCCGCTGGGCGGGATCGGGGGAGGCACCATCACCCGTGGCTGGCGGGGTGAGTTCTGCCGCTGGCAGCTGAACCCTGGCATTTATCACTACGAAACGGTCATCGCTGACCAGGTAGGTGCAGCAGGGTCTGCAAGGGCTGCAGGTGGCACTGCAGCAGCCCAGGTGGCTCAGGCATCTGCTCTTGGGCTCATCTCACCCCCTCCACATGCTTCTCTTTTCTCCAGTTCACTGTGTGCCTGCGTTGCAAGGGGCAGACGGTTTACCAGCAGGTCTTGTCTGTGGAGAGACCTAGCACTCTGCAGGGATGGAACTGGGGCTACTGTGGCCACTATGCCTTCTACCATGCCCTGTACCCCCGTGCCTGGATGGTCTATGAGCTGCCGGGGCAAAACGTCGTGCTCACTTGCCGCCAGGTCTCTCCCGTCATCCCCCACGACTATAAGGTAAGGAGGTGGTGGCTCCTCGCTGGTTGCAGCCTGTCCCCATGGGAGCACCAGGCCACACTGCCTCGCAGCAGCAAGGCTCCTGTGGAGCAGTTGGTGGGGAtgtggcagagctgcctgcatgGAAAGGGGGAAAGGTTTGGCACAGCAGAGACAGGGCTGTACTGCATGATGCTTGGTGTGTCCCATTTTGATAGCAGAGGCTTGGAGCTGGTGAATTTTTGACCCCTGAGCACTGCCTGTGCCTCCGGGGGGCTGCAGTAGAGGAGTTCCTTGTCCTTCCTGCCCAGCTCAGCATTGCCTGAAGACAGCCAGGCTTGCTGCCTTGTTAATGTTCTTTCCCAGTCTGGTCTCTTCCATCTGAAGACCCTCTTCTTAGTGCTAGCTACCGGGTATATAGCAGAGGGATCTTGGAAGGCTTTACCCCTCCTGGGACAGTTGGTACTGGAAGAGTTAtccctttttccttctgcttagctctggcagctgctccttTCCCCTCTGACTTGTGCTTTGACTATCTGTATTGTtccctggttttggttttgtcctgTGACTATCCTAGCACCTGTCCACCTGGAATGGCAGGTCCAGAGCTGTGGCCTTACTGCCCAGAGGATCCGGTGGCAGCATTCTGGGAAACCCTCAGCCTGTACTTGTGGGTTGGTTTGTCAGCTGAGTGTTTTTGCTGGCTTTTGCCTGCCGTCCCCAAAGGAAGAGCTGCTTATTAGCTGGGTTTTCCCAGCTGGGCTTTCCCAACATTTCCAGCATGTCTCAGCTCAGCAATGCTCCCAGGCAGGAGGAACCTCCACAGCAATGCGGAAGCTCAGAATGGCAGCAAGGGATGCCTCGCTGCTCCCACATGTTGCTCCTGCTTGCTCCCAGCCGTGGGCAAGGGCGGCAGGCCGCACTGCTGACAAGGCTGACCTTCCTCTTACCCCAGCAAAGCACGTGAGCATGTATCAACCTGTTGAGCAGATGGGTGGTGAGACGCCCGTCTGAGCCTTAAACGCTGCTTTCGGTGTGTGTGTTGCACTGTGTGGGGTTTGCTAGACCAGGGCTTCTGATCTGGTTTTTGTATTGCCTGCTGCCTAAAttcttctgcttctgctgctgcttcccagcttggcaatggaCTCCAAGACTGAGTTGTTCCTGGTGCTCTTGCTCCCACTGCATCCTGCGTGGTCTCCCCAGCAGCGGGGGAAGTGATGCTCTGACAAGTAACGATGGAGCACCAGCCCTATACGCAGCATTGTCTGTCTCTGCCAGGACTCCAGTCTACCGGTGGGAGTATTCATCTGGGAGGTGGAGAATGAGAGGGATGAAGATGTGGATGTTTCCATCATGTTCAGCCTGCAAAATGGCACGGGAACAAAGGAGGACAGGAGTGGAGGGCACTGGAATGAGCCCTTTGCATTTGAGAAGGAGGGCGAGCGGGTTGCTGGAGTCCTGCTGCACCACTGCACACACGTGAACCCCTTCACCCTCGCCATCTCCGCCCGGGAGAAGGTAAAGGGCTGGCACTGCTGATGTGGCTCCTGTTGGAGGCTCCCTGCTGAATGTGGCAGGGCTGCTTCCAGGCAGCTGGTAAAGGGTGGATGTGTGATGGGTTGGGGTCAGCATCAGTCCTCAGCGCTTGCCTGACTGCAGGAGCAGGGACATGAATTCCCTGAGGGCACCCTTTTTGGGGGTGGGTTCCAGAAGAGAAGCTATAGGTGAAGCTTTCAGGACAGCAGGTAAGTAGATTTGGAGTTAGCATTGCTGGACAGAATGCGGGGAGTGAGTGTGGGGTCCCAGAGTTGTTGGGGGTGGGGCCTGCCTCTGGCCCTCAAAACTACTAGCCCCTGATGAtgctcttcccttccccaggctggCACAGGAGTCACCCACCTCACGGCTTTCAATCCCATGGGATCAGGTAGAGAGGTGTGGCAGGACCTCCTGCAGGATGGCAGGCTGGATTCCCCTGCCGGTGAGTCCCTCTGTCCTCTGTGGGACGGTTGGAGGGGGAACTGGTGGCCACGCTGGTCGTGGGGCACAGGGCACCCAAGCAAGAGTGGATTTCCCTTCCTCTAGCCACCTCGGTGCCATTGCAAAAAGCTCTCACTGATGCTGTGGCTTGTTTCCAGCTTTGGGCTGTATCCAGATTTCCCATTGCTTGTCACACTGTCCTTGTTGTGATTCTCCATTAGCTGTTTGCATCACCTAAGGGCTGTTCTCAGCCATCTTAATTGCACATGCCAGTATCTTCTTAGTTTGTGCAGGGTTGCACGCTGAGTTGAGATTTCTGCTGAGTAGCCAGGGTGACGCTCAGCCACCTTCCCTGAGTTCCCATTGCCAGATCTGTGAGCAAGGCCCATCAGATTTTTTCTAGTGGCCATTTCACACTACTTGGGGTTTGGTGCTGCCATCACTTGCTGTCCTCTTGTTACTGTATCGGTTCCCTGAAAGTCTCCCATTATTACCTTGATACTTTTTCGTCATCCTCAGTTGTCTGCTCAGTCCCTTGGCAGAAAACCTTGAAGCAGTGTGACATCTCCCAGCCCTTGCTGCTAACCTCTTCCTGCAATAAAGGGTGATCATTTGCATAATGTCTCTGCCAGCTTTTGAACAAGGATGATGCTGGCACTGGACCTTTGCAAGATTTATTGAAGCTTAAATCATGTAAATAAAGCGTTTACATAAATATTTCCGGAAAACTAAGTTTCCTGCCTCGATGCATTCAGCTCTCCAGGCTATTGGGATGTGGTTTTCCTTCGTGCATGCCAGGCATTATCATAGTCGGGATCAGTGCTTCTGTTAAAATTGTTGCTCTAATGAGTTTACCTGGTACACATGTCAGAACTAGCATATAATTATGCAGCCGCCTCAGGGCTTTTCTTAAATACGGGCACAGTTCAAGCACCCTGCAAAAAACTGGAAACGATGACTGTCACTAGAAAGTCACAGTGTCTCTGTGTAACTGCAGTGCAGTTACAAAATCATGGGATGCTCTGTCCCTTCCACTCGTGCCTTGTGGCTTTTCCTGCCTGATTTGTTCCTGTGCTTTGATGACTTACTTTTTTAACCCCTCCACCCATGGcaggtatttttttcctgcttgcaaAAAGCAGTTACTCACGTGCGGTAATGTCATCCCTTAAAACCCTGGGGATGTACCCTCCAGGTGGAAAGGGGGCTGGGGCATGCCCAGATAGTCTTGTCCCCCCTCAGGGTGTGTGGGAGCATCAGTCATCCCACCATAAGGCTCCCTTCGTCacttgtgaatattttttttttttttttcctgacaggtaAAAGCAGCCTGACAGAAAAGGGGGAGGTGATGGCGGCAGCGGTGTGTGCCAGCTGCAGGGTGCCCGCCCGGGGGCACAGGACGCTGGAACTGGCCCTGGCTTGGGACATGCCCCGTGTTCACTTTGGCTCCAAGGAGAAGCGGCACCTCAGGTGGGTGGGTTGTCTCCTGTGGGACTTGGCTCATGTCCCCAAAGCCCCCTTCTCCCTGCCTCTGGGCTTGAGTAGGTGCCTGGGGAGCCTTGTGCTACCCACTCGCTGTGGCTGTGGCTCTTCCAGCTCACGGAGGggaccctctccccagcccctgtGCCTCAGTGCCCCTGCTCGAGCAGTcaagtttttctggttttcactATAGTCCAGCCCTCTCCTGTGGCTGGTGGGCCCAGCCTGAGCCCACAGCATACTCACCAAACCCCCGCTTGGCAGGCGGTACACCCGTTTTTTTGGCAGTGGAGGTGatgctgctcctgccctgtcacATCACGCCCTGACGCACTATGAGGAGTGGGAGAGGAAGATCGAAGCGTGGCAGAAGCCCATCCTGGAGAACAGGTAGGATAGATGGGAGCACCTTCCCGGTGGCTTCCCAGGGCTGGTCAGCGCAGGAGCATCATCACCTCAGCTGCGGTGGTTGAGTTTCCTTCTTGCCCACAGCCAGCTGCCTTCCTGGTACAAGTCGGCCCTCTTCAATGAGCTGTACTTCATGACAGATGGGGGGACCATCTGGGTGGAGCTGCCCCCGGACTGCCGTGCTGAGGACctgcagggaccagagggggCTGGcctctcccacctcctccctgTCCTGCGGGAGTACGGAAGGTTTGCTTATTTGGAAGGTAACTTGCAGGGACGTGATGGATGGTCCCAACTCAACCCCTCCCCATTGCTGTCACCAGGTGATTGTAACCTGCCATGGGGATGCTTTTGACACCCTGATGGCTAGGGAGTAGCTCTGTTCACAGCAAAACCCCTTGCAGAACCAAGCCCTATAGGGTATGTCATGAGATCTTCTCCAGACCCCTGGGTGCTATATATAGAGAATAAAACCAACTTTGAGCAGGagcccctgcctgtgctgggaaAGAGCTCACCCTCCTGGGCTGTGTGGGAGGGAGGactccccctcctttcccttccctgtggcAGGTCTCCCATCCCTCACTGTCTCTCTGGTGCTTCAGGCCAGGAGTACCGGATGTACAACACCTACGATGTCCACTTCTACGCCTCCTTTGCTCTCATCATGCTGTGGCCCAAGCTGCAGATCAGCCTGCAGTATGACATTGGTGAGTGACCCAGGAGACCCTGGTCCTGGAGACCCTGGCTTGATGCCTGCTGATGCCTTCACCTAGGGAAAATACAGAGGATTTGGGACAGCATCTTCCGTAGAAATCTGACATGGAGCCAGTGTCCCCTTCCAGCTCCTCTACTGGGCCCAGGACTTGTAAACCCCCAACATGCTTCTCAGCATCTCTCTGTCCAGCACTGGAATGCCTTCTTGCCTCATTGGGGGTCCACAGCTGACTTTGCCTGCCCTGGGGGAGTCCCTGGTTTTACCAGCTCTCTCCGTGCCCCTTGTAGAGAAGCATGAAGCTGTTTGCAAGACCCTGGTGCTTTGGGCGGGCTTGGAGGCTGCTCAGTGGTGGAGCACAGCCCTTTGCTGGGCTGTGGGAGGGCTGAGCCCGCTGAGGTTCCCTCCCAGCCCACGGTGCTGCCACCACCTGGCTTAAGGGGGTGGTGACACTGGCATGTTCCCTGCTGAAGGGAGGCTGGTAGCAGCCTGGTGTCCTCTCAGTCCTTTGCAGAGGGCTGTGATCTTGCAGCTGGAGACCCAAAGGGCAGCCTGGCATACTGCTgcaggtggccctgcctgtgctTGTAGCttgctgctgcagtgcctgctgcCTTTCTAATGTCTCTTGCTCTGTGTCCTTTTCAGCTGTCACAGTGGTGAATGAGGATGTCCAGCCCCGGCAGTACTTGATGTGTGGGCAGACAGCCCAGGTGAAGCTGAAGAATGTGGTGCCACATGACATTGGGGATCCAGGTGAGGGGTCTGGCCAGgcctgctgcagggcagagggagtGCGGGACTGCTCACACAACTTTTCAGGGTAGTTAACTCCCAAGCTGTGGGAATGAGGTGTGGTGCATGGAATACACTGTTTTCTGGGAATGAAAAGCTTGGATGGTTTGGAATTGGTGATGAAGACCATGCTGCATGGAGCTTGTGCAAGGCAGAAAGCGGGAAGCTGAGCCGTAGTGGGAAGGCAGCTCTCACTAGAGATGGCACAGGGCACACACATTATTTGATCATAGTACTCTTGGGACCTTGCTCCCACGTAGGAGAGGGGATGTTCATTGCTTGCAGCCCTGCTGCATCCACTCTGTCCTTGCTTAGGTGATGAGCCATGGCACCGTGTCAATGCCTACCTGATGCACGACACTGCCGACTGGAAGGACCTCAACCTGAAGTTTGTGCTGCAGGTGTACCGTGACTACTACTTGACACACGACTCCCTCTACTTGCGGGACATGTGGCCAGTCTGCCAGGTACTAGGAGGAGATCAGACCATGGAGCATCGCCCTTCTCCACTTCCCTGGGAGACATGGGACATCCCAAGAGGATGGATGCTCTCCAGCAGAATGTGAGGGGCTGCTAGGATGTAGGGGCTGCGTGACCATCTCCTGCCTCTCCCACAGGCGGTGATGGAGTCAGAGATGAAGTTTGACACGGATAATGATGGACTCATTGAAAACGGTGGCTTTGCTGACCAGACATATGATGCATGGGTGGTAAATGGAGCCAGGTGGGCAAGAGAGGCAGGTTGGGGTTGGAGATGGGGGTTGTGGGGTGGAGAGGCAGCTCAGAACTGGGACCATGGTCCCCATGTGTTGTGGGAGGTCTGTGCAAGCCATGGGGTATCCCACATTGCTGATGCTTCTCTCCCTTGGCTCTGGCAGTGCCTACTGTGGTGGGCTGTGGCTGGCAGCTGTCTGCATGATGTGCAAGATGGCAGAGGTGCTTGGGGATGCAGAGATCCAGCAGAAATACATGGACATCCTGAGCAAGGGCAAGGAGGCATTTGAGAGGATGCTCTGGAACGGTGGGTGCTAGGTGGTGGGGAACCATGCTTGGCTGGCCACTTGTCCTTTGGGAAGGGGATGTCTCCTCCTTGGGTCACAGAGCCTGGcagaggatggcagaaggaagGGAGATACCATGCCTCCAagtggaggggaaggagcagataccagggagggaagagaagaggtATGATGGtctgggaaaggaagaagagagcCTTCTGGGGAAAAACTGCTGTGCTCCTGTCTCACAGGGAGGAGTGTAGGGATAGCACACATGAGCTGGGGTCCTAAACTATCAATTTTAAACTGTTTCTTGCCTTTTCCAGGAAAATACTACAACTATGACAGCAGCGGGAGTGAAACCTCCAGCAGCATCATGTCAGACCAGTGTGCTGGACAGTGGTTTCTTGGGGCTTGTGGCCTGGACCAAGGGGAGTTTGAGGTAAGAGAAGGGTCAGCCTGGTGTGGGTTGGGGCGAGACAAGACCTGCAACAGGAGGAGAACAGCAGCAGGGCTTGCATGTGGTGTGGGTTGTGTGCTGGGGACTGTTGCGGGGGGCGGTACCCACCTGTTCCCTCACAGCACTGTGTGCTTGGGTGGAGGCTGTTGGATGCATGTTGGTGCAACCCATCTTAAATCAAACTCTGCTCATGGAGAGGCCGTGCAGCAGGGGCGTGTAACTGCGGACAGCTCTGGCATGCTTGGAGGAAAGTCCCACTGGGGTTTCTTTCATCAGGGAGCTATTTGTTTGAAataaggaaggaggaaaaaggtgTATGAAACTTTCCATGAGTTATTTACTGCCCAGTTTAAATTCCTAAATGAGCATTTGAAGGAAATAAGGCTTATTTGGGGCCCTAAAGTCTTGCTCTTCAGTTGCAAGAGAAGAATTGAGTGAAAACTCCTCTTGTCTGATGGGATGGTAAGAGCAGGTGCTGGTGGTACAATACCTGGAACAGAGCTGGCAAGTGGAGAGCCATTGTATGGATTATTTCTGGTCCATAGACAGTTGTCAGGCCAAAATTGCCAGACTGTAGGTAGTTGTTTGTGGTGGTAATGGAGATGCAAATGATTTGGCTGGCTGAAGGAAGGAATGACTCTTGTCTGTGTGTGAGGGTCATGGACTGTTTCACCATCTGTTGGTGTCAGAGGGGAGCTTCAAGTGACCTTTCCTGGTGAACACTGCAGGATTTAATGAGAAATGGGTGTCTGGTACTGGCCCCCTGCATTTATCCCAGGGTGGATCCCTAGAATATGGGACTGGGGCAGTGCCTGGGGGTCCAAGCAGGATCTGGCCCAGATCTCATGCAGTAATACCCATAGATCCTTTTTTGGGGGAAACTGATAAACCTGGTGCAGTCCAAAAATCTCACTTGCCTTTCCATAGCCTTGGACTTTTGTTGCTGAAGGTGGCACTTGTCTCTGCTGCCTGGTGAGCTTTGAACTTGCTAGAGATGGGGCCGGTGAACTTCTGTTACTCTGACCATGGaaggtttttttccatgtattttgaTCCCTTGTCTGCCTGGCAGCATTCCTGTTTGCAACCTCATTAACGCCCTCCTGCTGTGTGCACTGGTCAGTAACAAAATACAAAGTAAGAAAAGCCTGTGTCTCAGTCCCTGAAGAAACTGTGCCCTGAAACCTTCTGCCAGAGATGGCTGCTTCACAGCACCCCTCTGCTGACACCTGCTCCGTAACAGCACTTGAGCTTATCTGCAGAGACACACCAGGAAGAATGACCATCAGATGCATGGCTTTAGTGTATGATCTGCTGGCTTTCCTTAGAGTCCACCAAAGCTGTCTGGCTGGACTGCCCAGCCTCCCTTGGCAAGTTTCTGCCTGGTGTCACTGCACGTTTTGTTTCCCCTGGCCCTGGTGGCACCAGACTGGCAAGAAAGTTCTGGCACGTCCCGAGCTGGGAGCTCTTCCCTTTCTTGCAAGTAGGTGTCATGGTTGCTCCGTGACATCGCTTTTGATCTTGGTCACCCTGCAAATTTCTTGTTAGGGCTTTTTCACCGTTTGGCATGGGTGGGATGGAGAGGAGCCACACTCCCTTTGCCACATCATTGAGTTTTGAGCTTTGCTTTTCTGACCAAGGCAGTGACTTCTGCTGCATTGACACTTCCTAGTTCTATTGCCAATAATGAAAGAAGTGCAAAAGCCTTATTTACTTTCAGCTGTTCACAGAGGCTTTTCATCTTAATGCAATCCTTGCTGTGTTGCTGCTCCACTGCTTTTTGTTTGGTCAGCAGGTGTTTTTGTGCTCAGGtggggttggttggggttttttttgtttctggtgtttctttttctttttttctctttttcagtaagAGCTTACTCAGCATGATACTTCAGTCTGTTCTCGTAACTGTTTTGAGCTCATAACCTTATTTTGTTGAGcagctttttttcccttattgAAGGTGGAAGGTTTTTACTTCCTCCTAATAATTTCCTGAATTGGCTGTTTATCCAGCGAGCACTGTTGACCTTTCATGAGTCTTCAACTTTCACTTGGGTTAAAAGTTTCAAATCCTTCCTGCCAGACATGTAAAACTATCAGGCACCCTGTACATCTCAGTCTAACCCcttcatccccagctccccctccTCTGACCTTGAACTCCCCTTAGTCCAGGCCACAAATTCTTGCATCACCCCCTGATTACAAAACTGAAAGGATTAAAGTGCTTTTGAAATCACTCAAAACTAAGccctgtttttgtttttcccctgagatgaagctgattttttttccccttttttcttcctttttcaaagatTCTCAGCATTTACTCAAACATACCAGTATCCACAACATTCACTTTGCAGCTGCAATGTGCATTCTGATGTCATCAGACCAGCTTTGCCATGATCTTTCCC
Protein-coding regions in this window:
- the GBA2 gene encoding non-lysosomal glucosylceramidase, encoding MAAAAAAEAAAGPLVRRYEGAARGRGVAAAGWRVCLAHRFEEARQPYGAADVPLRDVLRHIGLGLRYFRWWYKKTRIEKKSAFIDLLCAVPLQQIYGCPLGGIGGGTITRGWRGEFCRWQLNPGIYHYETVIADQFTVCLRCKGQTVYQQVLSVERPSTLQGWNWGYCGHYAFYHALYPRAWMVYELPGQNVVLTCRQVSPVIPHDYKDSSLPVGVFIWEVENERDEDVDVSIMFSLQNGTGTKEDRSGGHWNEPFAFEKEGERVAGVLLHHCTHVNPFTLAISAREKAGTGVTHLTAFNPMGSGREVWQDLLQDGRLDSPAGKSSLTEKGEVMAAAVCASCRVPARGHRTLELALAWDMPRVHFGSKEKRHLRRYTRFFGSGGDAAPALSHHALTHYEEWERKIEAWQKPILENSQLPSWYKSALFNELYFMTDGGTIWVELPPDCRAEDLQGPEGAGLSHLLPVLREYGRFAYLEGQEYRMYNTYDVHFYASFALIMLWPKLQISLQYDIAVTVVNEDVQPRQYLMCGQTAQVKLKNVVPHDIGDPGDEPWHRVNAYLMHDTADWKDLNLKFVLQVYRDYYLTHDSLYLRDMWPVCQAVMESEMKFDTDNDGLIENGGFADQTYDAWVVNGASAYCGGLWLAAVCMMCKMAEVLGDAEIQQKYMDILSKGKEAFERMLWNGKYYNYDSSGSETSSSIMSDQCAGQWFLGACGLDQGEFEVFRKSHVVSALKTIFEKNVMSFAGGTMGAVNGMRPDGVPDTSSVQSNEVWIGVVYALAATMIQEGLVEEGFRTAEGCYRTVWERLGMAFQTPEAYREKKVYRSLAYMRPLSIWSMQLALERRAGQAPAPPPQVPIHP